One stretch of Nicotiana tabacum cultivar K326 chromosome 18, ASM71507v2, whole genome shotgun sequence DNA includes these proteins:
- the LOC107832680 gene encoding uncharacterized protein LOC107832680 isoform X1, translating into MGSAKLKIGGVWSGVIEVELEEWTVPMLREEIAKRSGVETINLICAGKLLKDGDGTEKLSQLGVKNNAKILASKVSIDQGKSVKDESLAEEERCTRLSRLKAAATSLSKRHADGSLPVEDFNLELENQSGQKVQLGTETDQRAIMMGLMLHTNAKALMRKKNYKEALEVLTMGEEAFSLCNPKLIEMVDNVPILQIDMVWCYLMLRDISWLSVAGVRLAKAREGLERSHGKEASRLRLLQKGRYPEIALHLRLELLEGVVAYHSGQIEKSRKSLTSAQAKFLQLQIPDEALSLLLSMGYKERDAKRALRMNNQVVESAVDFLLEEKEKKARQREDDIRRRKEIIDQKCYGTTHLGKAVDLERLNELVSIGFEKELAAEALRRNENDTQKALDDLTNPEANASIQIHIESRKKKRLRQAENAVIEEIVSMGFPREAVAAAVRTFGTRQAAIDHLLASAATEDQNANDTLHNNQGEDGNANNPITHQQSENRAGANTGSSSAGGPSHNKVEERDVEMEDAITGELLRGDAYSDYDIEVTEEGEAINEYLALVTIGDNVENRPSS; encoded by the exons ATGGGGTCAGCAAAATTGAAGATAGGTGGGGTATGGAGTGGAGTAATAGAAGTAGAATTAGAAGAATGGACAGTACCAATGTTAAGAGAAGAAATTGCAAAAAGATCAGGCGTTGAAACGATCAACCTTATATGTGCTGGTAAATTGTTGAAAGATGGTGATGGAACTGAGAAGTTAAGCCAATTGGGTGTTAAAAATAATGCAAAGATTTTGGCTTCTAAGGTTTCTATTGATCAAGGCAAGTCTGTAAAAGATGAATCTTTGGCTGAGGAAGAACGTTGCACTAGGCTTTCAAGGCTAAA GGCTGCTGCTACTTCTCTGTCAAAGAGACATGCGGATGGCTCATTACCTGTTGAAGATTTCAATCTGGAGCTCGAAAATCAGAGTGGACAAAAGGTGCAACTGGGAACTGAGACTGATCAACG AGCAATAATGATGGGCCTAATGCTTCATACAAATGCAAAAGCCttgatgaggaagaagaattataAAGAAGCACTAGAAGTGCTGACCATGGGAGAA GAAGCCTTCTCTCTCTGCAACCCGAAACTCATTGAG ATGGTTGACAATGTGCCGATTCTGCAAATAGACATGGTGTGGTGCTACCTTATGCTCCGAGATATCAGCTGGCTCTCAGTTGCAGGAGTCCGCCTTGCAAAAGCTAGAGAAGGGCTTGAGCGTTCTCATGGGAAGGAAGCGAGTCGTCTCAGACTGCTTCAAAAAGGACGATACCCGGAGATTGCTCT ACATTTGAGGTTGGAGCTGCTAGAAGGAGTAGTGGCATATCATAGCGGTCAGATTGAAAAATCTAGAAAGTCCTTGACATCTGCTCAAGCCAAGTTTTTGCAG cTTCAAATTCCAGATGAAGCTTTGTCCTTACTTTTGAGTATGGGCTACAAGGAACGGGATGCCAAGAGAGCCCTGCGCATGAACAATCAAGTAGTAGAAAGCGCTGTTGATTTTCttcttgaggaaaaagaaaagaaagcaaggcaaAGGGAGGACGACATCAGGCGGCGGAAGGAGATCAT AGATCAAAAGTGTTATGGAACGACTCACCTCGGAAAAGCTGTTGATCTCGAGAGACTGAATGAATTGGTGTCAATTGG GTTTGAGAAAGAGCTTGCTGCAGAAGCACTTCGACGAAATGAAAATGATACACAAAAAGCTCTGGATGACTTGACAAATCCGGAAGCTAATGCTTCGATACAG ATACATATTGAGTCAAGGAAGAAGAAAAGGTTACGCCAAGCAGAGAATGCTGTTATTGAAGAAATTGTATCCATGGGTTTCCCCAGAGAAGCAG TGGCTGCAGCTGTTCGCACTTTTGGCACGAGACAAGCAGCGATAGATCATCTACTTGCTTCTGCTGCAACAGAAGATCAGAATGCAAATGATACTCTACACAACAATCAAGGGGAAGATGGCAATGCAAATAATCCTATAACTCACCAACAAAGTGAAAACAGAGCGGGTGCTAACACAGGTTCAAGTAGCGCGGGAGGTCCAAGTCATAACAAAGTTGAGGAGCGGGATGTGGAAATGGAAGATGCGATTACAGGGGAATTACTAAGAGGAGATGCTTACTCTGACTATGACATTGAGGTTACTGAAGAAGGTGAAGCTATAAACGAATACTTAGCTTTAGTAACTATAGGAGATAACGTAGAGAATCGTCCATCTTCGTAA
- the LOC107832680 gene encoding uncharacterized protein LOC107832680 isoform X2, translated as MMGLMLHTNAKALMRKKNYKEALEVLTMGEEAFSLCNPKLIEMVDNVPILQIDMVWCYLMLRDISWLSVAGVRLAKAREGLERSHGKEASRLRLLQKGRYPEIALHLRLELLEGVVAYHSGQIEKSRKSLTSAQAKFLQLQIPDEALSLLLSMGYKERDAKRALRMNNQVVESAVDFLLEEKEKKARQREDDIRRRKEIIDQKCYGTTHLGKAVDLERLNELVSIGFEKELAAEALRRNENDTQKALDDLTNPEANASIQIHIESRKKKRLRQAENAVIEEIVSMGFPREAVAAAVRTFGTRQAAIDHLLASAATEDQNANDTLHNNQGEDGNANNPITHQQSENRAGANTGSSSAGGPSHNKVEERDVEMEDAITGELLRGDAYSDYDIEVTEEGEAINEYLALVTIGDNVENRPSS; from the exons ATGATGGGCCTAATGCTTCATACAAATGCAAAAGCCttgatgaggaagaagaattataAAGAAGCACTAGAAGTGCTGACCATGGGAGAA GAAGCCTTCTCTCTCTGCAACCCGAAACTCATTGAG ATGGTTGACAATGTGCCGATTCTGCAAATAGACATGGTGTGGTGCTACCTTATGCTCCGAGATATCAGCTGGCTCTCAGTTGCAGGAGTCCGCCTTGCAAAAGCTAGAGAAGGGCTTGAGCGTTCTCATGGGAAGGAAGCGAGTCGTCTCAGACTGCTTCAAAAAGGACGATACCCGGAGATTGCTCT ACATTTGAGGTTGGAGCTGCTAGAAGGAGTAGTGGCATATCATAGCGGTCAGATTGAAAAATCTAGAAAGTCCTTGACATCTGCTCAAGCCAAGTTTTTGCAG cTTCAAATTCCAGATGAAGCTTTGTCCTTACTTTTGAGTATGGGCTACAAGGAACGGGATGCCAAGAGAGCCCTGCGCATGAACAATCAAGTAGTAGAAAGCGCTGTTGATTTTCttcttgaggaaaaagaaaagaaagcaaggcaaAGGGAGGACGACATCAGGCGGCGGAAGGAGATCAT AGATCAAAAGTGTTATGGAACGACTCACCTCGGAAAAGCTGTTGATCTCGAGAGACTGAATGAATTGGTGTCAATTGG GTTTGAGAAAGAGCTTGCTGCAGAAGCACTTCGACGAAATGAAAATGATACACAAAAAGCTCTGGATGACTTGACAAATCCGGAAGCTAATGCTTCGATACAG ATACATATTGAGTCAAGGAAGAAGAAAAGGTTACGCCAAGCAGAGAATGCTGTTATTGAAGAAATTGTATCCATGGGTTTCCCCAGAGAAGCAG TGGCTGCAGCTGTTCGCACTTTTGGCACGAGACAAGCAGCGATAGATCATCTACTTGCTTCTGCTGCAACAGAAGATCAGAATGCAAATGATACTCTACACAACAATCAAGGGGAAGATGGCAATGCAAATAATCCTATAACTCACCAACAAAGTGAAAACAGAGCGGGTGCTAACACAGGTTCAAGTAGCGCGGGAGGTCCAAGTCATAACAAAGTTGAGGAGCGGGATGTGGAAATGGAAGATGCGATTACAGGGGAATTACTAAGAGGAGATGCTTACTCTGACTATGACATTGAGGTTACTGAAGAAGGTGAAGCTATAAACGAATACTTAGCTTTAGTAACTATAGGAGATAACGTAGAGAATCGTCCATCTTCGTAA
- the LOC107832681 gene encoding protein OS-9 homolog isoform X1: MTNGLLSMRIEYLTVVKLYFIHLIHLPPNPIFLNIENMHDQLTWSNAFSMSSLHRMPGIPLFSLSSNISFAIKAASDASFSRSSKEPKYQVEFHSEDTSFHPDDDQEAILMPNKDGEKFLCYLPKVDKPKIGKPLTPNISSLVVDTEKRIKWKTPDELLEVLKDRCLIRQEGWWSYEFCYENKLRQVHLEDEKVVQEFILGYYDAEATTAYHQNRSDNSVLKHPRSKDASQRYHAHIYTNGTTCDLTNEPRQTEVRFVCSEPRAMISSITELSTCKYALTVHCPTLCKHPLFQEERPVWHTINCNKLPKDYREAKAEENFGHENIAMVTDSEYQPSIDSDEHVKVEKDNFEDENITIVTDLEHQHAT, from the exons ATGACCAATGGACTTCTGTCGATGAGAATCGAATACTTGACTGTGGTCAAGCTATATTTTATCCACCTGATCCATCTGCCACCAAATCCCATTTTCCTTAACATTGAAAACATGCATGACCAATTGACTTGGTCAAATGCTTTCTCAATGTCTAGTTTGCATAGGATGCCTGGAATTCCACTTTTTAGCCTTTCATCCAACATCTCATTTGCAATCAAAGCTGCATCAG ATGCGTCTTTCAGTCGAAGTTCTAAAGAACCAAAATATCAGGTTGAATTTCATTCAGAAGACACATCCTTTCACCCG GATGATGACCAGGAAGCTATTCTCATGCCCAACAAAGATGGAGAGAAGTTCCTGTGTTATTTGCCTAAAGTTGATAAACCGAAGATTGGTAAACCACTGACACCCAATATAAGCAGTTTGGTCGTGGACACTGAGAAACGCATCAAGTGGAAGACACCAGATGAACTACTTGAAGTGCTGAAGGATCGTTGCCTTATCAGG CAAGAAGGGTGGTGGTCGTATGAATTCTGTTATGAGAACAAGTTGAGGCAAGTTCATTTGGAGGATGAAAAG GTGGTTCAAGAATTTATCTTGGGTTACTATGATGCCGAAGCTACCACAGCTTATCATCAGAATCGCTCAGATAATTCAGTACTAAAGCATCCCCGTTCAAAAGATGCATCACAAAG ATATCACGCTCATATCTATACAAATGGAACCACATGTGATTTAACAAATGAGCCACGACAAACAGAG GTGAGGTTTGTTTGCTCAGAGCCTAGAGCTATGATAAGCTCTATAACTGAATTGTCCACCTGCAAGTACGCTCTCACCGTACACTGCCCAACCCTCTGCAAACACCC TCTCTTCCAGGAAGAAAGGCCAGTATGGCATACCATTAACTGTAATAAACTTCCGAAAGATTACAGAGAAGCAAAAGCGGAAGAAAACTTTGGACATGAAAATATTGCCATGGTGACAGACTCAGAATATCAGCCTTCGATTGATTCAGACGAGCACGTGAAAGTGGAGAAagacaattttgaagatgaaaatATCACCATAGTGACTGACTTGGAGCATCAGCATGCGACATAA
- the LOC107832681 gene encoding protein OS-9 homolog isoform X2, with product MKKMRLAILLFTVNFLYDVVYSTQIISAHTDASFSRSSKEPKYQVEFHSEDTSFHPDDDQEAILMPNKDGEKFLCYLPKVDKPKIGKPLTPNISSLVVDTEKRIKWKTPDELLEVLKDRCLIRQEGWWSYEFCYENKLRQVHLEDEKVVQEFILGYYDAEATTAYHQNRSDNSVLKHPRSKDASQRYHAHIYTNGTTCDLTNEPRQTEVRFVCSEPRAMISSITELSTCKYALTVHCPTLCKHPLFQEERPVWHTINCNKLPKDYREAKAEENFGHENIAMVTDSEYQPSIDSDEHVKVEKDNFEDENITIVTDLEHQHAT from the exons atgaagaagatgagattgGCAATTCTACTTTTCACCGTTAATTTCTTATACGACGTCGTTTATTCCACCCAGATAATATCTGCTCACACAG ATGCGTCTTTCAGTCGAAGTTCTAAAGAACCAAAATATCAGGTTGAATTTCATTCAGAAGACACATCCTTTCACCCG GATGATGACCAGGAAGCTATTCTCATGCCCAACAAAGATGGAGAGAAGTTCCTGTGTTATTTGCCTAAAGTTGATAAACCGAAGATTGGTAAACCACTGACACCCAATATAAGCAGTTTGGTCGTGGACACTGAGAAACGCATCAAGTGGAAGACACCAGATGAACTACTTGAAGTGCTGAAGGATCGTTGCCTTATCAGG CAAGAAGGGTGGTGGTCGTATGAATTCTGTTATGAGAACAAGTTGAGGCAAGTTCATTTGGAGGATGAAAAG GTGGTTCAAGAATTTATCTTGGGTTACTATGATGCCGAAGCTACCACAGCTTATCATCAGAATCGCTCAGATAATTCAGTACTAAAGCATCCCCGTTCAAAAGATGCATCACAAAG ATATCACGCTCATATCTATACAAATGGAACCACATGTGATTTAACAAATGAGCCACGACAAACAGAG GTGAGGTTTGTTTGCTCAGAGCCTAGAGCTATGATAAGCTCTATAACTGAATTGTCCACCTGCAAGTACGCTCTCACCGTACACTGCCCAACCCTCTGCAAACACCC TCTCTTCCAGGAAGAAAGGCCAGTATGGCATACCATTAACTGTAATAAACTTCCGAAAGATTACAGAGAAGCAAAAGCGGAAGAAAACTTTGGACATGAAAATATTGCCATGGTGACAGACTCAGAATATCAGCCTTCGATTGATTCAGACGAGCACGTGAAAGTGGAGAAagacaattttgaagatgaaaatATCACCATAGTGACTGACTTGGAGCATCAGCATGCGACATAA